The following DNA comes from Nicotiana sylvestris chromosome 10, ASM39365v2, whole genome shotgun sequence.
AGATCATCTGTCAGATCTCCAGATAAAAAGCTAGAATGCCTCCATTGCATTCTAGGATGCAGACCAGATCTTCCAAGGCCTCTTGAAAAAAAACTCAGGTCGTAGTGACTGCAATCCAAACAAAAAGAACTCCAAAAAATTGAGTAGACTCCATATAATAAAAACTGTTGATCAAAGTTATGGTGATTCTGCCCGCCACAGAATCTGTGTAAGGTTTGATCAGTAAAGTTGGTTATAGACTGTGAAGGAGGGCTCTTTTGCACGATGGAGGTTGTGTATGATTTGTGCCTGGATACGGGGATGTGGACTCCACTCCAAGTGTTTTCAATAGGAACTGCCTCTCCtgaaaaaacaattaaaaaaatgTTAATCTTAGTCTTGCCTCACACTTGACTTCACATAAATTAGTTAAGGTCAAAGAGAAAGGCAAATGAAATCATGCATCGCGATTTACATGAAATAGACATGTCAATGTAAAAGGCAACCCAAACTTCAGAACAGTTTCCAGATCACCAAAAATCAAGAAAGAATGTGACCTTAATCCAATCGATGAAAATAGTAATCTTCAGACTTGCATTCTAAGCATATGATGAAGAAATAAAATTAACTAAAACAACTTACTGTTTGATTGGATTTGTTATCACACTTTCTAAATCTTTATAGGGGTTAAAATTTTAAAAGAGGAATTCTGTAATCCGTTTGCATCTAATATAAGGCAAACTAGCTAGAATAGAATTTGGATGCGAATCATTATGGTTAAGGCAGACTAGAAAGGAGATCAAGATTGTGAAAGAAGGGAAAGTGTAAGAGATAATGATGAGGAAGCAGCTTATATCCCAAAATCAATTCTGCTGCAAGCTCCTTGAGCCGAggatctattggaaacagcctctctaccttcacaaacgtaggggtaaggctgcgtacacactaccctccccggaCCCCACTTCTAGGATGTCATTGGGTATGATGTTTTTGTTGAATTCTGCTTTTGGAAGTTAGGTTAACTAAGCGAAGGAACAGTAAACTTACAAGGTTTTGGCAAGAAATTCTGTTTACCAGTATATGTAAACTCACATATATCAACACATAAAAGACGATCAGTAACCTCCAAAAgcctgattttctttctttcggCCATTTAGTACATAAGTAACAAGCAGATATTAGCACATATCTAAGAAATTGCGTTCTGGCAAAGATTTGCGAGGTCTTAAAATCAGATAACTGCATTAGGTCGAAATACCAGACATCTTCAGTTTACTCAAAAGATTTTGGGGGTTGCATGTCATACATATATTTTCAGTCCAGCtctgttccttcttcctttttagTGCTTCTTATTCTTTTTTGTTCTCTCAATAAATTTGAGCTGACAACAGATGCCTTGAACTTTGCTGAATTTATGATAATATATTTACagctcttccttttctttttatataGAATGAAGCATGATACACAGCACTCTAGATAACAAGGATTCAGATTTGTGTTAAGGAGACACAAAATGGAAAAgaccaaaaacaaaacaaaagaagcaCAATTTCTCTTGAGCTTTTGAACTAACCAACTGAGGCAAAAGTAAACTACGTTTTCAGTTGAATTGATTTGTCTTTTGTTGCTCCAATACACCCATATTACCCATGCATAAAAGTCCAATTTGATCCATTATCTAAATGCACTGATGGCGAAGCGCTTTAGCAAAACAATTACATTGAATCAGTTTAATATTAACAAGGCATAGGTTTCTTACACTTTCTGAAAACTTTGGGGTGGGAATTTCTGCAGCTAAAGATCTGAACAGTGGAGTTACTTGAAGAGGAGAAGTGAAATCTGTATCCAGAAATTCACATTCAGCTGTAGCTGGTCCATCATTCACTTTTTCTTCACCATGAACTGTCAAAGTATCTGAGATAATGCAATCACCACAAGTATCAGCGTAAAGCAACTCCTATGGCTGTTAAactaaaagaaatatttttgaagttcttaaTTTAGATAATGCAATCACATCACCGCACCTTGATCACTCATCTGAGAAGTTCGTAATTCAGATTCAATATCCTGATGGTGCGCGCACACCTCGGCTTGGCTTTCTTCTGTTTTATCAGCCAGCGCATGGGATAGCAGAGTTGATCCAGTACTATACTCAGAGCTGCCAGCTGAATCTTCAGATAAAGCAGGTTGCCTGCACAACGACATTTTTAGACACAATGGCTATGGGATAAGCTGAGCATCGTTAGAAATGTGAGGTTGCATCGTCAATACCTCCAAGATGGCCGACTGCCTTCATTACTGCTCTTTGAATCTGCTATCAGATCCTTATAATCATCAGGTCCAAGATTCATCTCAGGGATCTGGAACTTGAGCATATCACCTTCCTTTGTTTGACGAAGAAAATCTTGGAGTATCTGAAAAAATATTCAAGCTTTTCCATTAGAGTTTCTGCAGATTAAGTGCAGAACCATTTCTACACCCATGAAACACAAGGGACAGAGCTAGATAAAGGGCAGCCTGGTAcattaagctcccgctatgcgcggggttcaggaagggccggaccacaagggtctattgcacgcagccttaccctgcatttctgcaagaggccgtttccacggctcgaactcgtgacTTCCTGGTCACACGGCAGCAACTTAACCAATTACGCCAAGGCTAAGGGACAGCTGGATATTTGCAGAAATATATCATAAGCAGCTCAAGCTGTCTCTGTCTTTCTCATGTAGTCGGAGAGCTGAACAATGGTTCTCCCATTTTTGCTGTAAGGAATGAATCATGAAACTAAAGTGTATTCCGCAATTATTTTGAATGGCATGGACCAGAATAGAGAGAAAAAGAGCTTTAGGGGTGTTATTGTTAATGATGGTTCCTCTATAGTATCACCTGGTACATCAATTCGTTCCAAAAGCATAAGTGTATTAACCGTACAAAGAACATAGACCTCACCTTCCAAGCATTTTCAAGGCTTTGATCTGTATTCTCTGTATTAACTTTCATAGCCAGTGAGCTTAGCAGCTCCGCTTGTTGCATCAAAGCTTGTACCTTTGGATCATCTTTCTTAAGGAATGTTCCTTGAGTTTTGTTGtcttaaaaatccaaaaacagtGAGTTAGATATGTGTTCAACTTAATAGATCAGACAGTTCACTGTACTAATAAATGGTCGTTTACCAATTTCTTTTATCAGTCAGGGTTAATTACCATTTTCAGTCGTCTGCTGATGAGATGCCAAGCTTTTCCCAGCGTTACGAAAGTTTTGAGCAAGTACTGCAAATGGATGTCTTAGTAGTGGATGTGTAGTTCCACAATCACCAAAAGATTTTTCTCCGCTGTCACAATTTTGACGGACATCTGAGATGTGGCTTGTCCTACATCACAAAACTATAGTGTTATATTGGCTAAATCACAACAACATAGTGATATATTGAAGACTCTCTCTCTCCAAACCATAGCTAAATCTTTCTTTATCCGTTTTTACCTCAGCTTTTTAAAAGGAGCAGCAGCTTCTGTTATGTTGTCAATATTGAGACCATCTGGAAATATAACCCTCTTGTTATTTAGGTTAACGAATGAATTGCTGTTTTCCTTAGCCAAAGCTTCATGTTTAGCTCTCTTTTTGCACAGTGTAGTGAATCGATTCTTCACAGCATTATCCGTTCTGCATTTAGAAAACCAAGAATATCAGGTGAATACTTATTTTTCCCAACTAAATGCTGAAAagtacaacaataataataacaaaatacAATGCTATTACCTTCCTGAAACCACCTTGGCAATTTCAGTCCATCTGTTACCAAAAATCTTTTGAGCCTGCAAATAATATTCTTTTTCTATCAGATATCTAGATTTCGATCACAAGACAATTTCTAACCAGCCATGTTGCACGGACTCTCCAAAATAGCTGTTGCACCCTGTGACGGATCTTCCAAAAATGCACTATTTTTGGAGGATCAGACACGCACCCATCGATATTTTCGGAGAGTAGAGCAACATAGCTAACCAGAACTTAAATGGGCTGAAATAGAAAATAGCAGCAATCAAACACAATCCACGGTTAAGcccaaaatgcaaaaataagtgaAAGTGATGGAAGCGCGATATAaaaaagaagcagtcaagaaaAGCATCATTTTTACCTCACATAAAAGCATATCTTCTTCAGGTGACCATCCCCCTTTCTTGAAATCAGAGTTTAAATAAGTGAACCATCTGcagatatttcaaataatatcacCTTAAAATACCAACCAagagaagaaaaagggaaaacagAAACACAGAGTAATTGTAGCTAATATCAAGAACACATTTTTAACTAACCTTCTTCTGCATTGCCTTGTTGTTTTATCCTTAAACTTCGATGCTATGATCGTCCAACTACAATAACACACCAGAAAATAAATTTGTATTATCAGAACTAATATCACATACACACTTAAATTTCTCCATA
Coding sequences within:
- the LOC104227860 gene encoding transcription factor MYB124, which codes for MQQNMKKSSNSGEAAKPKERHIVSWSQEEDDILREQIRIHGTDNWTIIASKFKDKTTRQCRRRWFTYLNSDFKKGGWSPEEDMLLCEAQKIFGNRWTEIAKVVSGRTDNAVKNRFTTLCKKRAKHEALAKENSNSFVNLNNKRVIFPDGLNIDNITEAAAPFKKLRTSHISDVRQNCDSGEKSFGDCGTTHPLLRHPFAVLAQNFRNAGKSLASHQQTTENDNKTQGTFLKKDDPKVQALMQQAELLSSLAMKVNTENTDQSLENAWKILQDFLRQTKEGDMLKFQIPEMNLGPDDYKDLIADSKSSNEGSRPSWRQPALSEDSAGSSEYSTGSTLLSHALADKTEESQAEVCAHHQDIESELRTSQMSDQDTLTVHGEEKVNDGPATAECEFLDTDFTSPLQVTPLFRSLAAEIPTPKFSESERQFLLKTLGVESTSPYPGTNHTQPPSCKRALLHSL